From one Verrucomicrobiota bacterium genomic stretch:
- a CDS encoding ferritin: MNAKLLELYQQQIKNEFESAYIYLGMAAYFETTPFHGFAQWMHLQAKEETEHAMRLFRHVCDRGHQVELRPIAGQKTAYSSPLEAFKESLAHERLVTQEIHEMYRTAVTLEDFPAQVELQWFINEQVEEERNVQDMIDKIAAAEDRFPAMLAVDRIAGQRDE, from the coding sequence ATGAACGCTAAGTTGCTGGAGCTTTATCAACAGCAAATCAAAAATGAGTTCGAATCGGCCTACATCTACCTTGGTATGGCGGCTTATTTCGAGACTACGCCGTTCCATGGTTTCGCGCAGTGGATGCACTTACAGGCTAAGGAAGAGACCGAGCATGCGATGCGACTTTTTCGTCATGTTTGCGATCGCGGACATCAGGTCGAATTACGTCCAATTGCGGGACAAAAGACCGCCTACAGTTCACCGCTAGAAGCCTTCAAAGAATCTCTCGCACATGAACGCCTTGTAACCCAAGAAATTCACGAAATGTATCGGACGGCGGTCACGCTAGAAGATTTTCCGGCGCAAGTCGAATTGCAGTGGTTTATCAACGAACAGGTCGAAGAAGAGCGCAACGTACAAGACATGATCGATAAGATTGCGGCAGCCGAAGATCGCTTCCCGGCGATGTTGGCGGTCGATCGTATTGCTGGACAACGCGATGAATAA
- the murA gene encoding UDP-N-acetylglucosamine 1-carboxyvinyltransferase: MRIAIVDLPATDGDHAITAQNLNSGMVTPCCVIQGQASLRGDIAISGSKNAALPILAATLLTDQPCVLHNVPELTDVANMLEALRLLGAEVTSVGPRSWSICAKDIHTDARNPVVQHLRASVCLLGALLGRKRSASVAMPGGCKLGARPIDLHLRAFHRLGAQIHQPTGYVSLQTDYLMGTVLSMLGPRGPSMTGTSNAIMAAVLAKGTTIIRHASREPEIASLCHMLNQMGARITGLNSGTLIIKGVPFLHGTSFTVPPDRIEAGTFIILGYLRGTPVRVHGLTPQFLTENFQGFFDAIPSARRHSLFRDGVFEVHRIEDLPGLDICTLPYPGFPTDLQPQISVLASQAISASRVRDTVFPQRFAHIPEFRRLGIQAKVEHDTLHLAPHSKLRSGEVTATDLRAGAALYLAGILADGSTTVFRPDYVDRGYEHFEEKLQKLGVELTRLG, encoded by the coding sequence GTGAGAATCGCCATCGTCGATCTTCCAGCAACGGACGGCGACCACGCAATAACCGCACAAAATCTGAATAGTGGCATGGTGACGCCGTGTTGTGTCATTCAAGGGCAAGCCTCACTACGAGGCGATATCGCTATCAGTGGCTCTAAAAACGCGGCGCTACCCATTTTGGCGGCAACACTTTTAACCGATCAGCCATGTGTACTTCATAATGTCCCTGAACTCACAGATGTTGCCAACATGTTGGAGGCACTTCGGTTGCTGGGCGCTGAGGTTACTTCTGTAGGCCCGAGAAGTTGGTCAATCTGTGCGAAGGATATTCACACGGACGCCAGAAACCCAGTCGTTCAACATTTGCGGGCTTCGGTCTGTCTGCTGGGAGCACTTTTAGGGCGAAAACGCAGCGCTTCGGTTGCGATGCCGGGCGGGTGTAAGTTGGGGGCGCGCCCCATTGATCTCCATCTACGGGCATTTCATCGATTAGGTGCACAAATTCATCAGCCAACAGGTTACGTTTCCCTCCAAACCGATTATCTGATGGGAACGGTTTTATCGATGCTCGGGCCTCGAGGTCCCTCGATGACAGGTACTTCGAATGCCATTATGGCGGCCGTGCTAGCTAAGGGAACGACGATTATTCGTCACGCATCACGCGAGCCCGAAATTGCTTCACTCTGCCATATGCTCAATCAGATGGGCGCCCGAATTACAGGGTTGAACAGCGGGACGTTGATTATCAAGGGCGTTCCTTTTCTCCATGGGACTTCGTTTACGGTCCCTCCCGATCGCATCGAAGCCGGGACATTTATCATCCTGGGGTACCTTCGCGGTACCCCGGTTCGCGTTCATGGACTGACGCCCCAATTTTTGACAGAAAATTTCCAAGGCTTCTTCGACGCGATTCCATCTGCTCGGCGGCACAGCCTTTTCCGTGATGGCGTCTTTGAAGTCCATCGGATTGAAGATCTTCCAGGGCTCGACATCTGTACTTTACCTTATCCAGGATTTCCGACGGATCTACAGCCACAGATTTCGGTACTGGCGTCACAAGCAATTAGCGCAAGTCGTGTCCGCGATACAGTTTTTCCTCAACGTTTTGCCCATATCCCGGAATTTCGCCGTTTAGGTATCCAGGCAAAAGTCGAGCATGATACTCTACACCTGGCGCCTCATTCCAAGCTCCGTTCGGGTGAAGTGACGGCAACAGATCTTCGTGCGGGTGCAGCGCTTTATCTGGCAGGAATTCTGGCCGATGGATCGACAACTGTTTTTCGGCCGGATTACGTCGACCGCGGTTACGAGCATTTTGAGGAAAAACTCCAAAAGCTCGGGGTGGAGCTCACGCGCCTCGGGTAA
- a CDS encoding HU family DNA-binding protein, with translation MNKSELINEVYELLNQGAGGSNSGEAKLTKIFAEKTLNSVLEALTNGLKKDGNVQIVGFGTFSVGTRGARTGVNPRTGAKIQIKASKNIKFKAGAKLKEIL, from the coding sequence ATGAATAAGTCAGAATTAATCAACGAAGTCTACGAGCTTTTGAACCAAGGGGCAGGTGGTAGTAATTCCGGAGAAGCGAAATTAACGAAGATTTTTGCCGAAAAGACGTTAAATTCCGTTCTGGAAGCGCTTACAAATGGGCTTAAGAAAGATGGTAATGTCCAAATTGTGGGTTTTGGAACGTTTTCTGTTGGGACTCGTGGTGCACGTACCGGCGTAAATCCGAGAACAGGAGCAAAAATCCAAATTAAGGCTTCGAAGAACATTAAGTTTAAGGCGGGAGCCAAGCTGAAAGAGATTCTGTAG
- a CDS encoding ankyrin repeat domain-containing protein, which produces MGLSFAFLSVWGSGLYGDTASALQPTDAASQQSGDISSEVVSGAVTATSASSETVSPEVTATSTHTSEVTQSGSEGEEVVIGDSASEIGTDASGEETIATEKAGDTQKALLAATAAEMPRPDLSSSDADDEKEPVDAEAKEAVPEPEKSALEALFDIISENTSEGNDNAFKILEQHPGFVTDKTEDWLITPLHVASFAGNDAVVRYLIAHGAPINALNDRGRTPLHAAIREGHLSTVEILLEAGANVLLNTSKGDVVHQAQAYGHDHLVTPLQEALDRVRANEVTEESTDQPKKEEVAQETEAAPSVPTVILDVSVGVVNEDRVQLGNSIPRPSRPATIIRSETPNPYAKIKEAAREHADAAKNEGSPEIGIISFLDFSTGDGLQAMIDKVKAQNSEEKDAEAITEEAHHVTDELNRLHAIIEENMKNLAAFMEETPSSEISAVESNEAAKEEPAPEAPKAETNTDEVAPDISADMNNVLKMAMDFRERELQRAKDEQRIIDALAHNAELDQINIQHSAEIEQLTQRIKELEKQQSTPLSYNDNRVYQKNIFPNAYNGRRKWSKYNTHARGHDYRARY; this is translated from the coding sequence GTGGGATTGTCATTCGCGTTCTTGAGCGTCTGGGGAAGTGGACTCTATGGAGATACTGCCTCAGCATTACAGCCGACGGATGCGGCGTCACAGCAAAGTGGCGATATTTCCTCAGAGGTGGTGTCGGGCGCGGTGACCGCGACCAGTGCATCGTCTGAGACGGTTTCACCAGAAGTAACGGCGACATCAACTCATACTTCTGAAGTGACGCAGTCGGGCTCTGAGGGTGAAGAGGTAGTGATTGGGGATTCCGCAAGCGAAATTGGGACGGATGCCTCCGGAGAGGAGACGATCGCAACGGAAAAAGCGGGAGACACACAAAAGGCGTTATTAGCGGCTACAGCAGCGGAGATGCCACGCCCTGATCTTTCGAGTAGCGACGCAGATGACGAGAAAGAGCCTGTTGATGCTGAAGCAAAAGAGGCGGTACCTGAGCCTGAAAAATCTGCACTCGAAGCATTATTTGATATTATCAGCGAGAACACTTCTGAAGGAAATGATAATGCCTTCAAGATTCTGGAGCAACACCCAGGGTTCGTTACGGACAAAACCGAAGATTGGCTGATAACTCCACTTCATGTTGCCTCTTTTGCGGGTAATGATGCGGTGGTTCGGTATCTCATCGCCCACGGTGCTCCTATCAATGCACTTAATGATCGAGGCCGTACACCGTTGCACGCGGCGATCCGCGAAGGACATCTCAGTACGGTCGAAATCTTACTTGAAGCCGGAGCAAACGTGCTGCTTAACACTTCAAAGGGCGATGTCGTCCATCAAGCACAAGCCTATGGGCACGACCATCTCGTAACACCGCTACAGGAGGCACTCGATCGTGTACGTGCCAATGAGGTTACCGAGGAATCTACGGATCAACCCAAAAAAGAAGAAGTAGCTCAGGAAACAGAGGCGGCGCCTTCTGTGCCAACTGTTATTTTAGATGTAAGCGTTGGTGTCGTAAATGAGGATCGCGTTCAACTCGGCAACTCTATTCCTCGGCCTTCACGCCCTGCGACAATCATACGATCTGAAACGCCAAATCCTTATGCAAAGATCAAAGAAGCAGCTCGGGAACATGCAGACGCTGCAAAGAATGAAGGGAGTCCTGAAATTGGAATTATTAGCTTTCTCGATTTCAGCACAGGCGATGGACTACAGGCCATGATTGATAAAGTGAAAGCACAGAATTCCGAAGAAAAAGACGCTGAGGCCATTACCGAGGAGGCGCACCACGTTACGGATGAGCTCAACCGTCTCCATGCGATTATTGAGGAAAACATGAAAAATCTGGCTGCGTTTATGGAGGAGACACCTTCGAGTGAGATCTCGGCTGTTGAATCGAACGAAGCGGCGAAAGAAGAACCTGCGCCTGAGGCTCCAAAAGCAGAAACGAATACCGACGAAGTTGCGCCTGATATCAGTGCTGATATGAATAACGTTCTGAAGATGGCAATGGATTTTCGCGAGCGCGAACTCCAAAGAGCAAAAGATGAACAACGGATCATTGACGCTTTGGCGCACAATGCAGAGTTAGATCAGATCAATATCCAACATAGCGCCGAAATCGAGCAGTTGACGCAGCGTATCAAGGAACTTGAAAAGCAACAATCGACACCGCTTTCGTATAACGATAACCGCGTGTATCAAAAGAATATTTTTCCTAATGCCTACAACGGGCGCCGCAAATGGAGCAAATATAATACCCATGCCAGAGGTCATGATTACAGGGCGCGGTATTAA
- a CDS encoding peroxiredoxin: MTLVNQKAPVFQAKAVVSGSDIVDFDLSSIIGKHYIVLFFYPKDFTFVCPTELHAFQDKLPEFQKRDTQIIACSTDSEYAHLAWLNQPKKQGGIQGITYPVVADINKTVARSYGVLDGEVPVSALKQTLTHQLQQVQAVKNLLQSKAASLPGLESLTSAASLMESSEAAIPALTPTDQVAFRALFIIDKKGIIQHASVNNMALGRNVDEVLRLIDALQHVKRYGEVCPANWHSGAPAMKPTAESTAAYLAK, encoded by the coding sequence ATGACTTTGGTGAATCAAAAGGCGCCGGTTTTTCAGGCAAAGGCAGTTGTTAGCGGCAGCGATATTGTTGATTTTGATCTGAGTTCTATTATCGGGAAACATTACATCGTGCTGTTTTTTTATCCAAAGGACTTCACGTTTGTGTGTCCGACGGAGCTCCATGCATTTCAGGATAAGTTACCGGAGTTTCAGAAGCGCGATACACAAATAATCGCATGTTCAACAGATTCCGAGTACGCGCACCTCGCCTGGCTCAATCAGCCGAAAAAGCAAGGCGGTATCCAGGGTATCACCTACCCAGTGGTAGCGGATATCAATAAAACGGTTGCGCGATCCTATGGGGTGCTCGATGGCGAGGTCCCTGTGAGTGCATTGAAGCAAACGCTGACACATCAGTTGCAGCAAGTACAAGCGGTTAAAAATCTCCTACAGTCTAAAGCGGCGTCGCTTCCAGGGTTAGAGAGCCTGACGTCGGCGGCCTCACTCATGGAATCTTCAGAAGCTGCGATTCCTGCATTAACGCCGACCGATCAAGTCGCGTTCCGAGCGCTTTTTATTATCGATAAAAAAGGCATCATTCAGCATGCAAGCGTGAATAACATGGCACTGGGGCGGAATGTTGACGAAGTACTTCGGCTCATTGATGCACTCCAACATGTCAAACGGTACGGTGAAGTTTGCCCTGCAAATTGGCACTCCGGCGCCCCAGCGATGAAACCAACTGCAGAAAGTACGGCGGCGTATTTGGCGAAATAG
- a CDS encoding HPr family phosphocarrier protein, whose amino-acid sequence MALRIQSRRNFVVQNKLGLHATPAALIVRTINKYPGIDVWVRQGDEQVNGHSIMGLMMLEARYHTHLLFILEGGEFAQQEALLHDLEVLFDQKFNED is encoded by the coding sequence ATGGCGCTGCGGATCCAGTCACGTCGCAATTTCGTTGTCCAAAATAAGCTTGGATTACACGCGACGCCAGCGGCGCTGATTGTGCGTACGATCAACAAATATCCGGGAATTGACGTGTGGGTGCGCCAAGGCGATGAACAGGTCAATGGGCATAGTATTATGGGGCTGATGATGTTGGAGGCTCGATATCACACGCATCTCTTGTTTATTCTCGAAGGCGGGGAGTTTGCCCAACAAGAAGCGCTGTTGCACGACCTCGAGGTGCTGTTCGATCAGAAATTTAATGAGGATTAG
- the obgE gene encoding GTPase ObgE, whose amino-acid sequence MFVDEAKVVLSAGKGGNGCRSFLREKYRPNGGPNGGDGGDGGDVVLVCDRNVSDLVQYQFMPHASAKNGEPGRGSNCHGANGAHCLLKVPEGTVVVNNDTGAVATELLHEGECVVLLKGGKGGRGNTTFKSSVNQAPQRITLGMPGECGEFTFVLKTIADIGLVGFPNAGKSSLINALTRTQQKSASYPFTTLNPKVGIIPYPEHYKTLTIADIPGLISGAHQNRGLGIKFLKHIERCKVLLFLIDIAAEDEQDPLAQYQVLRQELQCYSKNLLSKKQLIILNKMDLPSAAENIKKFKVALREETLEISCTQNIGLEALKEKLYAICEA is encoded by the coding sequence ATGTTTGTTGATGAGGCAAAAGTTGTTTTGTCGGCGGGGAAGGGTGGCAATGGATGCCGTAGCTTTTTACGCGAAAAGTATCGTCCGAATGGCGGGCCGAACGGCGGCGATGGCGGCGATGGCGGCGATGTCGTCCTCGTCTGTGACCGCAATGTTTCGGACCTCGTGCAATACCAGTTTATGCCGCACGCTTCGGCGAAAAATGGCGAACCGGGGCGCGGTTCGAATTGTCATGGCGCTAATGGGGCTCACTGCCTCTTAAAAGTTCCCGAGGGGACTGTTGTCGTTAATAATGATACGGGCGCCGTTGCAACGGAACTGCTACATGAGGGCGAATGCGTCGTCTTGCTCAAGGGGGGCAAGGGCGGCAGGGGAAACACAACATTTAAAAGTTCTGTCAATCAGGCTCCACAACGGATCACCTTGGGTATGCCGGGTGAGTGCGGAGAGTTTACTTTCGTGCTCAAAACGATCGCTGATATTGGGTTGGTCGGATTCCCGAACGCTGGTAAATCGTCGCTCATCAATGCGCTGACAAGGACGCAGCAAAAGTCTGCCTCCTACCCATTTACGACGCTCAATCCCAAAGTTGGAATTATTCCTTATCCAGAGCATTACAAAACGCTGACGATTGCCGATATCCCGGGGTTGATTTCTGGCGCGCATCAAAACCGAGGACTTGGAATTAAGTTTCTTAAGCACATCGAGCGCTGCAAGGTGCTATTGTTTTTAATCGATATCGCAGCCGAGGACGAGCAAGATCCTCTGGCGCAATACCAGGTTTTGCGTCAAGAATTGCAGTGTTATTCCAAGAACTTGTTGTCGAAAAAGCAGCTCATTATACTCAACAAAATGGATTTACCGTCAGCAGCGGAAAACATTAAAAAGTTTAAAGTGGCTCTTCGTGAAGAGACTTTGGAAATTTCCTGTACACAAAACATCGGGTTGGAGGCTCTGAAGGAAAAATTGTACGCGATTTGCGAGGCATAG
- the gpmI gene encoding 2,3-bisphosphoglycerate-independent phosphoglycerate mutase codes for MPLVNSAVLVICDGWGINKRPELAPWDAIARAKTPAFDRLLTTCPHTEIATCGRAVGLPEGVMGNSEVGHQNIGAGRIVDQEIVRIDKAFETHTADQNSVILEAIRRAKSKKLHLIGLCSDGGVHSVLRHLYGLLRICKQQELKEVYIHFFSDGRDTAPESGLQFLSEIEQQCQKIGVGKIATVIGRFWVMDRDHRWERVQKAYDCLTGIDGLKAHSAREALEHYYQNPIDEVRRGDEFVLPIQIIDPNGKFSGAIEDGDSVIFFNFRGDRPREITRAFTDPNFDGFTRKKVVNVFWATLTEYEQGLCPNVIFKRPEKMRNILGSYLSERGITQFRCAETEKYAHVTFFFNDYREEPFPGEERVLIPSPSDVETHDQKPEMSAIAVKDQVVSAILSQKYGLIVVNFANTDMVGHTGNLGAAVRAVETVDRCLGEIVQAVEKVQSTALITADHGNSEQMWDLEHKVPYTQHTTNPVYLILCGERHGAKALKSGGKLGDIAPTLLDLMDLSKPAEMTGDSLIKR; via the coding sequence ATGCCTCTCGTGAATTCGGCGGTGCTTGTAATTTGTGACGGGTGGGGTATTAATAAACGACCGGAGTTGGCGCCTTGGGACGCAATTGCGCGTGCGAAAACACCGGCGTTTGATCGATTGCTCACGACGTGTCCGCATACCGAGATTGCGACCTGTGGACGTGCAGTTGGATTACCCGAAGGCGTTATGGGCAATAGCGAGGTTGGCCACCAAAATATTGGCGCGGGGAGGATTGTTGATCAGGAAATTGTCCGCATTGATAAGGCATTCGAGACCCATACAGCGGACCAAAATTCGGTGATTCTCGAGGCAATCCGTCGGGCAAAATCGAAAAAATTACACCTGATTGGCCTGTGTTCAGACGGTGGGGTACATTCCGTTTTGCGGCACCTCTATGGTCTACTCCGAATCTGTAAGCAACAAGAGTTGAAAGAGGTTTATATCCACTTTTTTAGCGATGGGCGTGATACGGCGCCGGAAAGCGGGCTTCAGTTTTTATCGGAAATCGAACAGCAGTGCCAAAAAATTGGTGTCGGAAAAATCGCAACGGTTATTGGGCGTTTTTGGGTGATGGACCGCGATCATCGTTGGGAACGAGTCCAAAAAGCGTACGATTGTTTAACTGGGATAGATGGACTTAAGGCGCATAGTGCCCGCGAGGCGTTGGAGCACTATTACCAGAATCCCATTGACGAGGTCCGTCGTGGCGATGAGTTTGTGTTGCCGATACAGATTATCGATCCCAATGGAAAATTCTCCGGCGCGATTGAAGACGGCGATTCGGTAATCTTTTTCAACTTCCGTGGAGACCGCCCTCGGGAAATTACGCGTGCTTTTACCGATCCAAACTTCGACGGATTTACGCGAAAAAAAGTCGTCAACGTTTTCTGGGCAACTTTGACCGAGTATGAACAGGGATTGTGCCCGAATGTGATTTTTAAGCGTCCTGAAAAAATGCGTAATATTCTGGGGAGTTACCTTAGTGAACGCGGTATTACCCAGTTCCGCTGTGCCGAGACGGAAAAATACGCGCACGTGACATTTTTCTTCAACGACTACCGCGAGGAGCCCTTCCCAGGCGAAGAACGTGTGTTGATCCCGAGTCCAAGCGATGTCGAAACCCACGATCAAAAGCCCGAAATGAGCGCGATTGCCGTGAAAGATCAGGTCGTTTCGGCGATTTTGTCTCAAAAGTACGGGTTGATTGTCGTGAATTTTGCCAACACCGATATGGTTGGGCATACAGGAAATCTCGGTGCTGCTGTTCGGGCCGTCGAGACCGTTGATCGGTGTCTAGGCGAGATTGTGCAGGCGGTGGAAAAAGTACAATCGACCGCGCTAATTACGGCGGATCACGGAAATTCCGAGCAAATGTGGGACCTCGAACACAAGGTGCCGTACACGCAACATACGACAAACCCGGTATATTTGATTTTGTGCGGTGAGCGCCATGGGGCAAAAGCTTTAAAAAGTGGCGGCAAGTTAGGTGATATTGCACCGACCTTACTCGATCTCATGGACCTATCAAAGCCGGCAGAAATGACTGGCGATTCGCTGATCAAGCGCTGA
- a CDS encoding prepilin peptidase: protein MIGGGEVFWQSPLCGVLAFILGACLGSFFDLCIMRIPKNQSVMWPRSYCECGQSIPFYLNLPILGWLILQGRARCCGRRLECQYLFVELLTALLFTRLWVLYSPMEFCIYGLFLGLLIIASGIDFTTMMIPDRCSVGGAILGILGSAILTHYVHGNYIFLGIFESLKAMLLGSSALLWIAILSELVLKKETVGFGDIKLMGCIGAFLGTNGAIFAIFGGATLGLVTIFPVWWWIHRTRKIRTGSILPFGPFLSLGAMVYCLGLRPFVDEYFAQLELLLR, encoded by the coding sequence ATGATTGGGGGAGGAGAAGTGTTTTGGCAGTCGCCGTTGTGTGGCGTGCTGGCGTTCATTTTGGGCGCTTGTTTGGGGAGTTTTTTCGATCTTTGCATCATGCGTATCCCCAAAAATCAATCCGTCATGTGGCCAAGATCGTATTGTGAGTGTGGCCAGTCGATTCCATTTTACCTCAATCTTCCGATCCTAGGATGGTTAATATTGCAGGGGCGCGCACGCTGTTGCGGAAGACGCTTAGAGTGCCAGTATTTGTTCGTCGAATTATTGACGGCACTGCTGTTTACGCGGCTTTGGGTTTTGTATAGCCCGATGGAGTTTTGTATTTATGGTCTCTTTTTAGGTCTACTGATCATCGCTTCGGGGATCGATTTTACGACAATGATGATTCCGGATCGCTGTTCGGTTGGTGGTGCTATTTTAGGGATTTTGGGCAGTGCGATTCTAACGCATTACGTCCATGGGAATTATATTTTTTTAGGCATTTTTGAGTCGCTGAAAGCCATGCTCTTGGGATCGAGTGCGCTGTTATGGATCGCAATTTTGAGTGAACTTGTCTTGAAAAAAGAAACCGTAGGCTTCGGCGATATCAAACTCATGGGTTGTATTGGGGCATTTTTAGGAACCAATGGCGCGATTTTTGCGATTTTCGGCGGCGCTACGCTGGGGCTTGTAACGATATTTCCCGTTTGGTGGTGGATCCATCGCACACGAAAAATCCGTACGGGATCGATTCTGCCCTTTGGCCCATTTCTTAGCCTCGGCGCAATGGTCTATTGCCTAGGTTTGAGGCCGTTTGTCGACGAATATTTTGCTCAACTGGAATTATTGCTGCGGTAA
- the plsY gene encoding glycerol-3-phosphate 1-O-acyltransferase PlsY, translating into MDWIYLAVFVFGYIIGSIPFGVLVTRSKGVNIFQEGSGNPGATNVGRILGRRYGFLVFFLDALKGFSSVVALHYLAHQHPQLEDILMATALAGAVTGHCFSIFLKFRGGKGVATTIGGLLAIMPSITILCLLLWYSVFRISRFVSLASLSFALMLPLLTYLFAYSEILLYLSLALMIFLIWRHVPNLRRLWQGQENRFPPED; encoded by the coding sequence ATGGACTGGATCTACCTCGCGGTCTTTGTTTTTGGTTATATCATTGGCTCAATCCCATTCGGCGTCCTCGTCACTCGTTCCAAGGGCGTCAATATTTTTCAAGAAGGCAGCGGCAATCCAGGAGCAACCAATGTCGGCCGTATTCTAGGCAGACGCTACGGATTTCTCGTATTTTTCCTCGATGCACTGAAGGGATTTTCATCCGTAGTCGCTCTGCACTACCTTGCTCACCAACATCCGCAGCTTGAAGACATCCTCATGGCGACCGCGCTCGCTGGAGCGGTAACGGGGCATTGCTTTTCGATTTTTCTCAAATTCCGCGGAGGGAAAGGCGTCGCAACAACGATTGGCGGGTTGCTAGCAATCATGCCGAGTATTACGATCCTATGTCTTCTGCTTTGGTATTCGGTTTTCCGGATTTCGCGGTTCGTATCGCTGGCCTCGCTTAGCTTCGCGCTCATGCTTCCGCTACTCACCTACCTTTTTGCGTATTCCGAAATATTATTGTATTTAAGCCTCGCGCTGATGATTTTTCTCATTTGGCGACACGTCCCAAATCTACGTCGACTATGGCAGGGACAAGAAAATCGTTTCCCTCCTGAAGATTAA
- a CDS encoding adenylyltransferase/cytidyltransferase family protein — MFPNPKLYSLEAASAIRKQGPKGAFVLTNGCFDMLHVGHIYALQQAAQWGSLWVALNSDASVRSLKGPTRPIFTEQERAYMLAALSCVSGIIIFDTPRLDHEIRELHPDIYAKSSDYTLETLAPEERAALKNVHAGIRFTSILPGFSTTRLIEKIAATHSA; from the coding sequence ATGTTTCCCAATCCCAAACTCTACTCGCTAGAGGCCGCGAGCGCAATTAGGAAACAGGGACCAAAAGGGGCGTTTGTTCTCACCAATGGCTGTTTTGACATGCTTCATGTAGGACATATTTACGCCTTGCAACAAGCTGCACAATGGGGATCGCTATGGGTTGCGCTCAACAGCGATGCAAGTGTTCGGTCGTTGAAAGGGCCGACACGCCCTATTTTCACAGAACAAGAGCGGGCCTACATGCTCGCGGCGTTGTCTTGCGTCTCCGGGATTATTATTTTCGACACGCCTCGCCTTGATCACGAAATTCGGGAGCTGCACCCCGATATCTACGCAAAATCCTCCGATTACACGCTCGAAACACTGGCCCCGGAAGAACGTGCCGCGCTTAAAAATGTCCACGCGGGAATCCGCTTTACCAGTATACTTCCGGGCTTTAGTACCACGCGGCTCATTGAAAAAATCGCCGCCACGCACTCTGCTTAA
- the nusB gene encoding transcription antitermination factor NusB, which produces MDTVGAVEHRSLRRENRVLAVQWAYMCQLTHRPASATDFPKICTLFEKDPQNFQFAQELVLLMQSHLHEIDALIERFATNWNFSRLSNVDLCVLRLATCELLYRPDIPPVVTINEAIELGKLFSGEPSKAFINGILDRIRGTLSRPLRTATTA; this is translated from the coding sequence ATGGATACGGTTGGTGCAGTTGAGCATCGGTCTCTGCGCCGGGAGAATCGGGTTCTCGCGGTTCAGTGGGCTTACATGTGCCAATTGACACATCGACCGGCCTCAGCAACGGATTTTCCGAAAATATGTACACTCTTTGAGAAAGACCCCCAAAATTTTCAATTCGCGCAGGAACTTGTTCTCCTTATGCAGTCGCATCTTCACGAAATCGACGCCTTAATTGAACGTTTCGCGACGAATTGGAACTTTTCACGCCTATCGAACGTCGACCTTTGCGTATTACGCCTTGCGACCTGTGAGTTGCTCTATCGCCCCGACATTCCTCCTGTTGTTACGATTAACGAGGCGATCGAGCTTGGAAAATTGTTTTCTGGGGAACCTTCTAAAGCCTTCATTAACGGCATTTTAGACCGAATCCGTGGGACGCTTTCTCGTCCTTTGCGAACGGCTACAACGGCGTAG
- a CDS encoding ATP-dependent Clp protease proteolytic subunit yields MVQISDQTYLPLPYVYERDGRQERSWDIYSRLLKDRIIFLGTPIDDFVANAVVAQLLFLQMEDPKKAIHVYVNSPGGSVTAGMAIYDTMKFMNCDVITYCIGQAASMATVLLAAGTHGKRYALPNSRVMIHQPSGQATGQTSDISIAAKEILRWKKTLTSVLSECTGQPIEKVEKDSDRDFYMSALEAKAYGIVDEVIDRKPVTEPSA; encoded by the coding sequence ATGGTTCAGATTTCGGATCAGACCTATTTGCCGCTTCCCTACGTTTATGAGCGCGATGGCCGCCAGGAACGCTCGTGGGACATCTACAGCCGGCTACTGAAGGATCGGATTATTTTTCTTGGGACACCCATTGACGACTTTGTTGCTAACGCGGTCGTAGCACAACTGCTGTTTTTGCAGATGGAAGACCCGAAAAAAGCGATTCACGTTTACGTCAACTCCCCGGGAGGCAGTGTGACCGCGGGCATGGCGATTTATGACACAATGAAGTTCATGAATTGCGATGTCATCACGTACTGCATCGGACAAGCAGCGAGCATGGCGACGGTCCTTTTAGCCGCCGGAACGCATGGGAAACGTTACGCGCTTCCCAACAGTCGTGTTATGATCCACCAACCTTCGGGACAGGCAACGGGCCAGACTTCGGATATTTCGATTGCTGCTAAAGAGATTCTTCGCTGGAAAAAAACCTTGACAAGCGTTCTATCGGAGTGTACAGGACAGCCAATTGAGAAAGTCGAAAAGGACTCCGACCGCGATTTCTACATGTCGGCCCTCGAAGCGAAAGCGTACGGAATTGTTGACGAGGTCATTGATCGAAAGCCGGTAACGGAACCTTCGGCTTAA